The proteins below come from a single Benincasa hispida cultivar B227 chromosome 4, ASM972705v1, whole genome shotgun sequence genomic window:
- the LOC120076439 gene encoding ethylene-responsive transcription factor ERF014-like, whose amino-acid sequence MVKKELANDDNHSTTLPTSKKKYKGVRMRSWGSWVSEIRAPNQKTRIWLGSYSTAEAAARAYDAALLCLKGSSANLNFPISSSSFAHFHNFLSSNHDDHNNVMSPKSIQRVAAEAAANTAFFDCNVDSNTLGSNDVLPSSPPPSSSSSSSVSSSSNNDSFMMTDPSWFNFDDILSPKYVGQMMDGTLFDPPIIDDFYDESDISLWSFC is encoded by the coding sequence ATGGTGAAGAAGGAATTAGCAAATGATGACAATCATTCAACGACACTTCcaacaagtaaaaaaaaatacaagggaGTAAGAATGAGAAGCTGGGGCTCATGGGTTTCTGAAATTAGAGCTCCCAATCAAAAGACAAGAATATGGTTAGGTTCATATTCTACGGCGGAGGCCGCTGCGAGGGCTTACGACGCGGCCCTCTTGTGTCTTAAAGGCTCCTCCGCCAATCTTAATTTtccaatctcttcttcttcctttgctcattttcataattttctctCTTCCAATCATGATGATCATAATAATGTCATGTCTCCAAAATCCATCCAAAGAGTTGCTGCCGAAGCTGCCGCGAACACCGCCTTCTTCGATTGCAATGTTGACAGTAATACGTTGGGATCTAACGATGTGCTGCCATCGTCGCCACCACCttcctcctcctcttcttcctctGTCTCGTCATCGTCCAATAACGATTCGTTTATGATGACGGATCCATCGTGGTTCAACTTTGATGACATACTCTCCCCTAAGTATGTTGGGCAAATGATGGATGGGACTCTATTTGATCCACCcattattgatgatttttatgACGAAAGTGATATTAGTTTATGGAGCTtctgttga